One genomic segment of Calditrichota bacterium includes these proteins:
- the obgE gene encoding GTPase ObgE, with protein sequence MVFIDEAKIKVIAGNGGHGVVSFRREKFVPKGGPDGGDGGKGGDVVVRADHNLQTLLDFRYRRIFKAKSGKHGAGSQKTGKSAEDVVIRVPCGTIVKDAETGEVLVDLVDHGQQAVIAKGGKGGRGNMHFATPTKRTPRYAEEGKPGETREIILELKLIADVGLVGLPNAGKSTLLSRLSAAKPKIADYPFTTLSPNLGIVSYKEHLSFVMADIPGLIEGAHQGKGLGLKFLRHIERTRVLAYLIDVNTKDIFAEFLSLLHELEEYNPKMAEKPSLLVLTKMDLQIDDDLDLEKFKKWNLAIVRISSVTGSGLDELKDRIWELLQRE encoded by the coding sequence ATTGTGTTTATTGATGAAGCAAAAATAAAAGTAATCGCCGGTAACGGCGGCCATGGTGTGGTTAGTTTTCGGCGGGAGAAATTTGTTCCCAAAGGCGGGCCCGACGGCGGCGATGGCGGAAAAGGCGGCGATGTTGTTGTCCGCGCGGATCACAATTTACAGACGCTGCTCGATTTTCGTTATCGGCGAATTTTCAAGGCGAAATCCGGCAAACACGGCGCAGGCTCCCAAAAAACAGGAAAATCCGCTGAGGATGTCGTCATTCGCGTGCCCTGCGGCACGATTGTCAAGGATGCTGAAACTGGCGAGGTTTTAGTGGACCTGGTGGATCACGGACAGCAGGCCGTGATCGCGAAAGGCGGTAAAGGCGGGCGCGGAAATATGCACTTTGCCACGCCGACCAAAAGGACGCCGCGTTACGCCGAAGAAGGCAAGCCCGGTGAAACGCGGGAAATTATTTTGGAATTGAAACTGATCGCCGATGTGGGATTGGTCGGTTTGCCCAACGCTGGGAAATCCACACTTTTGTCGCGGCTGTCGGCAGCGAAGCCCAAGATCGCTGATTATCCGTTCACTACGCTGAGTCCGAATCTGGGAATTGTCAGCTACAAAGAACACTTAAGTTTTGTCATGGCGGACATTCCAGGACTCATCGAAGGCGCGCACCAAGGAAAAGGTTTGGGGCTGAAATTTCTGCGTCACATTGAGCGGACGCGGGTGCTGGCGTACTTGATTGATGTCAACACGAAAGATATTTTTGCGGAGTTCCTTTCTTTGCTCCACGAATTGGAAGAGTACAATCCGAAGATGGCGGAGAAGCCTTCTTTGCTCGTGCTGACGAAAATGGATTTGCAAATTGATGATGATTTGGATTTGGAAAAATTTAAAAAATGGAACCTGGCAATTGTGAGGATTTCTTCGGTCACCGGATCCGGTTTGGATGAATTGAAAGATCGGATTTGGGAACTGCTGCAGCGAGAGTGA
- the dprA gene encoding DNA-protecting protein DprA, with protein MYIDLEQLINLSAVPGVGQTRLRALVARFKSVEKIWDASAKELAEVDSIDLKTAGQIKKFKNFQIGKKQLERAKELGVRIISFWNDEYPPILKQIYDPPVLLFVKGKIEKIDNYAISVVGTRLASSYGKIVAEKFVRVLVQKNITIVSGMARGIDTIAHQTAIRAGGRTIAVLGSGLDKIYPPENKPLSDAISQHGAVISEFLLGTGPDAQNFPRRNRIISGMSLGTVVVEAGVKSGALLTANLALEQNREVFAVPGNINSPKSAGTNQIIKAGAKLTSSVNDILVELQAKLAPVLQKEKQTAEIPADLTAADKKILSALSHEPVHIDQLALQLRRSTAEVLSDLLPLEFRALVKQLPGKYFVRI; from the coding sequence ATGTACATCGATCTTGAACAATTGATAAATTTGAGCGCTGTTCCCGGAGTAGGACAGACCCGGCTGCGGGCGTTAGTGGCTCGGTTTAAGTCAGTGGAAAAAATTTGGGACGCCTCGGCAAAAGAATTGGCTGAAGTTGATTCGATTGACCTGAAAACAGCCGGGCAAATCAAAAAATTCAAAAATTTTCAAATCGGGAAAAAGCAGCTTGAGCGCGCGAAAGAATTAGGCGTCCGCATTATTTCTTTTTGGAACGATGAGTACCCTCCGATTTTGAAACAGATTTACGATCCGCCAGTGCTTCTTTTTGTCAAAGGAAAAATCGAGAAAATCGATAATTACGCCATTAGTGTGGTCGGCACGCGCTTGGCAAGTTCGTACGGGAAAATTGTCGCGGAAAAATTTGTTCGCGTGCTCGTCCAGAAAAACATCACGATTGTGAGCGGCATGGCGCGCGGAATTGACACGATTGCGCATCAGACAGCGATTCGCGCCGGCGGGCGAACAATCGCCGTACTGGGTTCCGGTTTGGACAAAATTTACCCGCCGGAAAACAAGCCACTTTCTGACGCTATTTCCCAACATGGCGCGGTTATTTCGGAATTTTTGCTAGGCACGGGTCCTGATGCACAAAATTTCCCACGCCGGAATCGAATCATTTCGGGAATGTCACTGGGCACGGTCGTCGTGGAGGCCGGCGTAAAAAGCGGCGCGCTGCTGACGGCAAATTTGGCGCTTGAGCAGAATAGGGAAGTCTTTGCCGTGCCGGGCAATATCAACAGTCCGAAAAGCGCGGGCACGAATCAGATCATCAAAGCAGGTGCAAAGTTGACCAGTTCTGTGAACGATATTTTGGTGGAGCTGCAAGCAAAATTAGCGCCTGTCCTACAAAAAGAAAAACAGACCGCGGAAATTCCGGCGGATTTGACAGCAGCGGATAAAAAAATTCTTTCCGCGCTGAGTCACGAGCCCGTTCACATTGATCAGTTGGCTTTACAATTGAGGCGGAGCACGGCGGAGGTGCTGTCCGATTTATTACCGCTTGAATTCAGGGCGTTGGTGAAACAGTTGCCGGGAAAATATTTTGTGAGAATTTAA
- a CDS encoding DUF362 domain-containing protein, translating to MQREVPKNRVETDKSVVSVRRCETYDPELVEKSIRQLIEDIGGIEQYVKPGDKVHLKPNLLTAKNPDRAATTHPAVVRAIAKIVKEVGAEITLGDSPAGITRPIEEYWKNTGMEDVARDLDLKLVRFEKNEVVEKNINGTSYFIARVVAEADVVINLCKMKTHNLVLYTGAIKNNFGCIPGFRKSEYHKQAPKPHNFAQIVVDVFSAVKPDLSIMDGIVAMEGNGPSAGNPKKMGLLFASTDAVALDSVASRLMGFEDGEIETTEIAHQRGLGKKKFSEIEIRGDHVSMNQDISFSLPSNRYLNYVPSSLVRILGKLLYVRPKPDSDRCKRCGICIANCPVQAMTPRKGFPIIDYKKCISCFCCDEVCPFDAIDQNISWLAKKFR from the coding sequence TTGCAGCGGGAAGTACCGAAAAATCGAGTTGAAACAGATAAAAGCGTAGTGTCCGTAAGACGATGCGAAACGTACGATCCGGAATTGGTGGAGAAATCAATTCGTCAATTGATCGAAGACATTGGCGGAATCGAGCAGTACGTCAAGCCGGGCGATAAGGTTCATTTGAAGCCAAATTTATTGACAGCAAAAAATCCGGATCGCGCGGCGACAACGCACCCGGCTGTGGTACGAGCTATCGCAAAAATTGTCAAAGAAGTCGGCGCAGAAATTACTTTGGGAGACAGCCCCGCAGGAATTACCCGCCCCATCGAGGAATACTGGAAAAATACCGGCATGGAAGATGTGGCGCGAGACCTTGATTTGAAACTGGTGCGCTTTGAAAAAAACGAGGTTGTTGAAAAAAATATCAACGGCACTTCTTATTTCATCGCCAGAGTTGTCGCCGAGGCGGACGTGGTCATTAATCTGTGCAAAATGAAAACGCACAATCTGGTTTTGTACACTGGCGCCATCAAAAATAACTTTGGCTGCATCCCCGGATTCCGTAAAAGCGAATATCACAAACAGGCGCCGAAACCGCACAATTTCGCGCAAATCGTTGTCGATGTTTTTTCAGCGGTCAAACCTGATCTTTCCATTATGGACGGCATTGTCGCCATGGAAGGGAATGGCCCGTCCGCCGGAAATCCCAAAAAAATGGGGCTGCTTTTTGCCAGTACAGATGCGGTGGCGTTGGACTCAGTGGCATCGCGGTTGATGGGATTTGAGGACGGAGAAATTGAGACGACTGAAATCGCGCATCAGCGGGGATTGGGAAAGAAAAAATTTTCTGAAATAGAAATTCGCGGCGATCATGTTTCCATGAATCAGGATATTTCTTTTTCTTTGCCGTCAAATCGTTATTTGAATTATGTGCCCAGTTCACTGGTGAGAATCCTGGGAAAATTGCTCTACGTGAGACCCAAACCTGATTCGGATCGTTGTAAACGCTGCGGTATTTGCATTGCGAATTGCCCGGTGCAGGCGATGACGCCTAGAAAGGGATTCCCCATTATTGATTACAAAAAATGCATCAGTTGTTTCTGTTGCGATGAAGTTTGCCCCTTTGATGCCATTGATCAGAATATAAGCTGGTTAGCGAAGAAGTTTAGATAA
- a CDS encoding glutamate--tRNA ligase: MLFENNSGVCVRFAPSPTGYLHIGGARTAIFNWLFARKNQGQFLLRIEDTDVKRSDQKMVDAILDGLSWLGIDWDEEPVFQSDHLDRYRGIAEILVNTGHAYYCFCSQERLEKIRKEREGDRSAYFYDGHCRNLSPEEVQEKLEQKIPAVVRFKTEPGKTNFNDEVRGSLTFDNKEIDDFIILRSDKAPTYHLAVVVDDHDLGITHIIRGDDHLTNTPKQVLLYQALGWKIPVFAHVPLILGSDRKRLSKRHGATSVVEYKEKGYLPQALFNYLALLGWSPKDDREILSKDELIQVFDLKGINKNSAVFDETRLQWFNAQYINKAESGELLDLLLPLFEKEKLTPSFDRAYLEKVIDLLKPRVKTLTDFLSAGKYFFSDPEHFDEKAVKKHWRGENLLGRMTKLTEALENLTSFDEDSIETTVRSLAEEMGVGAGKLIHPTRVALTGSAASPGLFEMMAALGKEVVLRRMKKAIGLISEK, translated from the coding sequence ATGTTATTTGAAAATAATTCCGGTGTTTGCGTTCGATTTGCCCCCAGTCCCACTGGCTATCTCCATATTGGCGGAGCGCGCACAGCAATTTTCAATTGGCTTTTTGCAAGAAAAAATCAGGGCCAATTTTTGTTGCGCATCGAAGACACGGATGTCAAGCGTTCTGACCAGAAAATGGTCGATGCAATTTTGGACGGTTTGAGCTGGTTGGGGATCGATTGGGACGAAGAACCTGTTTTTCAGTCCGATCATCTGGACCGTTATCGTGGGATTGCAGAAATTCTTGTGAATACGGGTCACGCTTATTATTGTTTTTGCAGTCAGGAAAGATTGGAGAAAATCAGAAAAGAGCGCGAAGGAGATCGTTCGGCTTATTTTTACGACGGCCACTGTCGGAATTTATCGCCGGAAGAAGTACAGGAAAAATTGGAACAAAAAATCCCTGCTGTCGTTCGTTTCAAAACCGAGCCCGGAAAAACGAATTTCAATGATGAAGTTCGTGGTTCTTTGACATTTGACAATAAAGAAATTGATGATTTCATCATTTTACGGTCGGACAAAGCGCCGACTTACCATCTGGCAGTTGTGGTCGATGATCATGACCTGGGAATCACGCACATCATTCGCGGCGACGATCATTTGACGAACACGCCGAAGCAGGTGTTGCTCTATCAGGCTCTGGGCTGGAAAATTCCTGTTTTTGCGCATGTGCCGCTGATCTTAGGCAGCGACCGCAAGCGGCTGAGCAAGCGCCACGGCGCGACTTCTGTGGTCGAGTATAAAGAAAAGGGCTATTTGCCGCAGGCGTTGTTTAATTATCTGGCGCTTCTGGGCTGGTCGCCCAAAGACGATCGGGAAATTTTGAGCAAAGACGAGCTCATTCAGGTTTTTGATTTAAAAGGAATTAATAAAAACAGCGCCGTTTTTGACGAGACCCGCTTGCAGTGGTTCAATGCGCAATACATCAATAAAGCTGAAAGCGGCGAATTACTTGACTTGCTGCTTCCGCTTTTTGAAAAAGAAAAATTAACGCCAAGTTTTGACAGAGCATATCTGGAAAAAGTCATTGATCTGCTCAAACCGCGGGTGAAGACACTAACTGATTTTTTGAGCGCGGGAAAATATTTTTTTTCCGACCCGGAACACTTTGATGAGAAAGCCGTTAAAAAACACTGGCGCGGCGAAAATTTGCTCGGGCGAATGACCAAATTGACTGAAGCGCTGGAAAATTTGACGTCTTTTGACGAAGATTCAATTGAAACGACCGTGCGGAGTCTGGCGGAAGAAATGGGAGTCGGAGCGGGAAAATTGATTCACCCGACTCGAGTAGCTCTCACGGGAAGTGCGGCGAGTCCCGGTTTGTTTGAGATGATGGCGGCGCTGGGAAAAGAAGTTGTTTTGCGGAGAATGAAAAAAGCGATTGGTCTGATTTCAGAGAAGTAA
- the tadA gene encoding tRNA adenosine(34) deaminase TadA — protein MIYDHEHWMEQAFLEAEKAYRKKEVPVGAVIVFENKIIGRGHNLIESLQDPTAHAEMIAITAAANYLGTWRLDGASLYVTLEPCPMCAGAVVNSRISRVVFGASDSRIGACGTVSDVLSENGFNSEITVTPGILAQKCEAIIKDFFKKLRNSSAEVSLE, from the coding sequence ATGATTTATGATCATGAGCATTGGATGGAGCAAGCTTTTTTAGAAGCGGAAAAAGCTTACCGAAAAAAAGAAGTACCTGTCGGAGCGGTTATTGTTTTTGAGAACAAAATCATTGGCAGAGGTCACAATTTAATCGAATCGCTTCAGGATCCCACGGCGCACGCGGAAATGATTGCCATTACGGCGGCGGCGAATTATTTAGGAACCTGGCGGCTGGACGGCGCTTCGCTGTACGTCACTCTGGAGCCTTGCCCCATGTGCGCCGGCGCGGTAGTGAATAGTCGAATTTCGCGAGTGGTTTTTGGCGCGTCTGATTCGAGAATCGGCGCCTGCGGCACGGTAAGCGATGTGCTTTCAGAGAACGGCTTTAATTCGGAGATTACCGTTACTCCCGGAATATTGGCTCAAAAATGCGAAGCGATTATTAAAGATTTTTTTAAGAAATTACGAAATAGTTCAGCGGAAGTAAGCTTGGAATAA